The Chryseolinea soli nucleotide sequence GTGTTGGTCGAGGTATTGGCCGCGGTGAGGTCGCCGTCGATAACGGGATCGGTTGTCACTTGTTTCAATACAACCGTTCTAGCAGCACGGCAGCCTGCTGTGGCTCCTCCCTTGGCTACTGCCACTATGGTATACGCCTGCGGTCCGAGAGGCGTCGGGGGCGTTGCATATTGGTTGCTGGCGTCGCCCGCTAGAGTGGCTATGCCGGAACCGGATTTGGGATCGACACTGCCCGGATATAGGAATACGTCGTAGTTGGCCTGACCTCCAGTGAGGCCCACCAGTTCCACGACAGCTTCACCATTGATTTGGGTTGGATCGCAATTGGTTATGTCGGTTTGAGAAACGTAGTTAAGCTTGTGTGAGGCCACAAATTCCAGGTCAAACTGTTCCTCTTGCTTGCAGCCGTTGTCAAGGTTCGTTACCTGCACGGTATAGTTGCCTTGCGCGATGTTATCTTTTTTCGAAGACGTTGCTGTGTTGAAGATATCGGTCGTCAGTGGCGTACCGGTCGCCGTTCCACCGTCAAACCAAGCGAAGTCATACCCGTTGGTGTTGGCTGTGGAAACTCCCGCCTGTAAATACCCGGTGGGTGATGTACAGTCGGTGGGTTGCTTGAAGTCGGTCAATGCAATGGCGAAGGGAACGACGGTGTTCGCGACGGCGATGGTCCTGGCGGGTGTGGCGCATTTCCGGGTTTTGTGAATGGCCTTTACGGTGTAGGTTCCATCGGGGATACCCGATAAGAGGTTTGTTTTATTGGCCGGAAAGTCGGACGCCGCCTTTTCGGACGAGCCGTTATACCAGTAGAAATCATAATCGGAGGGCAGGTCGGGAGAAACGGTTTTTACTTCGATTCCACCGTTCGTGGGAACGCACTGCGAGTTGGCAATCGGGTCAATTACCAGCAACTTTACAGGCACTACGCCGTCGGCGATTAGCACGTGCTTGGCGGCCGTACAGCCGGAGGCCGTGTTTCTTACTTTTATGGTGTAATACCCAGAGGCCACGCCACTCAAAATGTTCTGCTTTGCGTTAGCGATGGGGTTCGCGGTGCTCTGACCGGTATACCATTGATATGTAAAGTCGGCGATATTACCCACAGGCGTTACCGAAGCCGCTCCGGTGAGTGCGGTCACGTCGCAGGAGATCTGATCTGCTGTGGCCGCGACGGTGATGCTTGGAGGCGTGGTCTGGATGATGCTCACGGTCTTGGGCGCCGATGCACACTTGGTTGAGTTCTTCGTGGCTACGACGGTGTAGGATCCCTGCGTCAGGTTGGTCCAGGTATCGCCGGTGAAATCGGGCGAGGGCTTTACTGCACTGCCAAGGTACCACGAAAATGTATACCCCGCTGTCACACCATCGGCCAACGCTGAGGCTTTGCCAGTGGTAGCGGCCGTACACAAGGCGTCTTGCTTGCTGGCGGCGACCACGGGCTTCACACTATTGTCGGGAAGATTATACGAATCGAATTGCTGGCAGCCCGTGGCTTTCTCGATCACCAACACCGAGTACGTAATGGCGACCAAACCGGCGATGTTATGGCTGTTTCCGATTTTTGGATCCGTCAAGACATCCGTGCCTTGATACCAGTCATAAGAGTATTTGTTGCTACCGGGATTAACGGGATTGCCACTGCCGTCTAGAACAACGGCGTCAAGGTGACCATTCGGGTTGTCCTTGCAATTGGTGAGGCCACTGATGAGGTCGATGCGAATGCTGAATTTGCTAGCGATATTATCTATGATTACCGGCACTGTGTCGGAACTACATTTGGCTGTTTTGTGAATAGCGTAAACCATATAATTTCCGCCCGGAATGCCGGTGTATTTGGCTCCCTTGTAATCAGCCGATGAGATCGGCTTGGCCGTGGTTCCAATGGACCAATAAAAATCATAGTCGGTGTCGTTCTCCACCCCGCCCGTCATCACGTACGCCCGGGCTGCACCGTTGTTGGGTGAGGTGGGGGAGCACGTAATGTTGTCTTGTACTTTGATGGCTGTAAGCTTCACCGGCTTTGGATTGATGGGCGCCTGAATAATATTGTTCCCATAATCGCACTCAATAAAATTGGTGTTGGGTAATTTTATCGGAGTGGGCACGGTCGTGCCACCGTCGTTCAAAACGATATAGAGTGTGAAGAAGGAACCGGGGCCGGTTACGCTCAGGTTCGTCAGCGTTTGTTCTGCGCCTACTGTAAGGTTGTTCAACGTCACCTTGGTGGTGCCCAACTTATTAGCGTTTGCCTTGGTCGGGTCGTTGTCATAGAAAGAGATCGGCACATCGCCGCTCAAACCGTTGTCGCCCTTGTTCTTGATCTTGAACGATACTGTAAAGGTCAACGACGGACACGTGGGCTGATCAACCGACAGCGAATTATCGACAAAGGCCAAATCGGGCGAAGCATATTTCGGACAACCCAGCGAGTTGAGGAAAGGCGATTGGTTGAGGAAGCTGTTCAGTGGCCGGTTCTTTCCGGTAGTACACACATTCTCCGAAAAAGCGAGATGGTGTTTCTGCTGAACCTTGGGAATCGTCAGGTTGTCGTTCACGTTCACGTTGAAGTAACCGTGCTGGTTCCATACCCGTCGCGCAGGCACCCAGGGCTCGCCACCCGAACGGAATACGCGCACCTGGGAGAACTCGGCCTGGTTAATATCACAGAAATTTTTGCGATCAGAATCCAAATAGTTAGGGTCGTTGGGATCGATGATACCCCCATTTTGAACGAAGTCGATCGTACGACAAGTCACACACAATTCAGTCGAACCGTCAGCATCTACGTCAGCCACCACGGGATATTCGCGGTTAGTACGCGACACACAGGGTTGCTGTGTAAAAACCGAGCCGTCGGTACCGTCAAGGATGTAGATGAATTTTTCATCGCGGTATACGATCTCGGATTTTCCGTCGCCATTAAAGTCAAAAAGCGTACAGCCTGTGTTTCCCGAGGTTTCTTCGAATACAGTTATTTTAGGCCACAGCGGAACCAGTTTGGTGGCGTTGGCTGGATCATCTTTCAAGGCATACAAATATTTGCCCGATACATAGGCCAGGTTGGGTTTTCCATCGCCGTCAAGATCGGCAATGTTCACGCGACCCGTGCCTTGGTGCCATCCGTTTTTATAATAGTCGGAAGTGGAGGGAGGACACGCTTGAATGGTTACGTTGCCGGCCATGGGATCGGAGTAGGTCTTCACCGTGCCCGTCACCAAGTCCCAGAAGAAGATGGTTGTGTTTCCGTTGTTGGTGTCTTTTCCAGAAGCAACTACGTCCAACGAGCCGTCGACGTTCACGTCGGCGACACTGGTAGCATCGATGTCAACCCTTTTGCCATAGTTGGTGATAACCATTTCCTGGTTTATCGTACCCGCTGCGATGTTGACGCTGAAGATAACGCCACCACAGACTAACTCGAGGTTGTCATCTTTTACAACATCGGTGGGTTTATGGGCGGTTTTGGTGGCGTCGCTCAACACGTCCACAGCCACAGGTCCACCGTTGAAGCTGGACCAACTTCCGCCTGGCGCTACTATGGCGGCCCCGGTTTGGGCATTGTAGATCGCGTTGCGGGCATAGATCTCTTCCTTTCCATCGCCGTTGAAGTCTGCGATCCCGATGGTACCAGGATCGCCTGGAAGTTTGGTTACCCAAAGTTGATTGAGGTTACAGTCAAAAGCATATAGACTCCAATCGGTACCGAGAATGAAGATTTCACCGCAGCCGCCGTTGCCATTGTTCAGGTTGGCGATGGCTATGTCTTCATAGGCAGGCGTAAAACTCACTGATAATTGTTTCTTGATTTTATTTACCCCCACTGTCGCTGGCGGCGTCACGGTAGCCTTACCGTCCAGAATAAATATCTTTTTCGAAAACTTGTTCACCGTCATCATCTCCGGCACTTTGTCGCCGTCGATGTCTCCTACTACGGCCCGTCCCAGGTGGTTAGCGGTACCGTCGGGCGAAGCCGATTCCAAGGACAGGGTAAATGCCGGGAATTGTGAAGGTTTCACTTCGCAAAGCAGGTCATTGCCCACATAGCCACCGGTGCAGACCACCTGGTTGGCACAATCCTTGTCGAAGCAGTCGATGAAACCGTCGCCGTCATCGTCCAGGCCATTGGCACAGATCTCCTGGGCGTGCGAAACTGTTGCGCATAAGCTTAAGCACAAGGCAAACAAATAGACGTACCTTTTCATAGGTTAGAAGA carries:
- a CDS encoding gliding motility-associated C-terminal domain-containing protein, with product MKRYVYLFALCLSLCATVSHAQEICANGLDDDGDGFIDCFDKDCANQVVCTGGYVGNDLLCEVKPSQFPAFTLSLESASPDGTANHLGRAVVGDIDGDKVPEMMTVNKFSKKIFILDGKATVTPPATVGVNKIKKQLSVSFTPAYEDIAIANLNNGNGGCGEIFILGTDWSLYAFDCNLNQLWVTKLPGDPGTIGIADFNGDGKEEIYARNAIYNAQTGAAIVAPGGSWSSFNGGPVAVDVLSDATKTAHKPTDVVKDDNLELVCGGVIFSVNIAAGTINQEMVITNYGKRVDIDATSVADVNVDGSLDVVASGKDTNNGNTTIFFWDLVTGTVKTYSDPMAGNVTIQACPPSTSDYYKNGWHQGTGRVNIADLDGDGKPNLAYVSGKYLYALKDDPANATKLVPLWPKITVFEETSGNTGCTLFDFNGDGKSEIVYRDEKFIYILDGTDGSVFTQQPCVSRTNREYPVVADVDADGSTELCVTCRTIDFVQNGGIIDPNDPNYLDSDRKNFCDINQAEFSQVRVFRSGGEPWVPARRVWNQHGYFNVNVNDNLTIPKVQQKHHLAFSENVCTTGKNRPLNSFLNQSPFLNSLGCPKYASPDLAFVDNSLSVDQPTCPSLTFTVSFKIKNKGDNGLSGDVPISFYDNDPTKANANKLGTTKVTLNNLTVGAEQTLTNLSVTGPGSFFTLYIVLNDGGTTVPTPIKLPNTNFIECDYGNNIIQAPINPKPVKLTAIKVQDNITCSPTSPNNGAARAYVMTGGVENDTDYDFYWSIGTTAKPISSADYKGAKYTGIPGGNYMVYAIHKTAKCSSDTVPVIIDNIASKFSIRIDLISGLTNCKDNPNGHLDAVVLDGSGNPVNPGSNKYSYDWYQGTDVLTDPKIGNSHNIAGLVAITYSVLVIEKATGCQQFDSYNLPDNSVKPVVAASKQDALCTAATTGKASALADGVTAGYTFSWYLGSAVKPSPDFTGDTWTNLTQGSYTVVATKNSTKCASAPKTVSIIQTTPPSITVAATADQISCDVTALTGAASVTPVGNIADFTYQWYTGQSTANPIANAKQNILSGVASGYYTIKVRNTASGCTAAKHVLIADGVVPVKLLVIDPIANSQCVPTNGGIEVKTVSPDLPSDYDFYWYNGSSEKAASDFPANKTNLLSGIPDGTYTVKAIHKTRKCATPARTIAVANTVVPFAIALTDFKQPTDCTSPTGYLQAGVSTANTNGYDFAWFDGGTATGTPLTTDIFNTATSSKKDNIAQGNYTVQVTNLDNGCKQEEQFDLEFVASHKLNYVSQTDITNCDPTQINGEAVVELVGLTGGQANYDVFLYPGSVDPKSGSGIATLAGDASNQYATPPTPLGPQAYTIVAVAKGGATAGCRAARTVVLKQVTTDPVIDGDLTAANTSTNTFCKTSTTLTGNGAITLGLVGTPSEYTYDWSNGAFTKDIANLVPGDYTVTVKYNTSAPANIGCSTTRTFTVGNKPMLVSVDMANGDLTTTDVLHCIANGSNTPQAEGTAAFQRIQAGTNTVTSPFAAYTFDWRQDNGTVVPDVDPNDWDRVNLAAGSYYVMATDVASSCDVTASFDILDKTKNTVDVTLIAFQNEIHCVGRTTGSLKVLASGTSTTGYSYEWYEVGVAGVISNTDEVTGITSASLAPKGYHVVATNSSTDCVAQDTYVVQSSKNPIYIDASSTPLVNCIALDPVADNPKALAAVTFGGYDDVTGVPLAINQNDFTFNWTVDNVTILNKKEITLTVLDLNKPISVVATYNLDPTTDPATNQPLCMIGTDVPFNDERVYPPVSAEALMPVTNCDPTIPNGVASASVNGDFVNYDFYWFEGLPPVALPGGFYQGAQVDGLKAKIAPDNTVYTVLAKDRITGCTNTATIEINYSPVAIPMPQIEILSQVTSCVVGEENGALSVSVNKNVSEYIFDWYIGQAEKASPDFVGDEYDSLAVGIYSATATSRVTGCKSPLVSEEIIALPVYPEFDFSIVATHCTAPIDGTQPVPDGSLSLFITNTVEIDKIEWTQGNTVFQTGPIVTNVDAGTYSVTVTSLLGCATTKDVSVKTDIRPFNGVSRNGDGANDIFYIGCIDNFENNLVKIFNRAGTLVYEAEGYDNSQIFFDGQSNKGISLMGTNLPGGTYYYIIDKRDGSKPMAGYLELVN